AGCCAGGCTCTACAGGAACTGTTTGAATAATCCACTGGCCGTTTTGCGAAGGGTAAACCATAAATAAAGCGTCGCTTGATAAATGGTGCACTGTTTTTTTCCACGGTGTATATTTTTCTAAAATAATCACGCGGGGATCTTTTGCCTCTTCTATTGCTTTAGCAACAATATCTTTGGCGTTAATGCTTCCTTTTGCAGAGGCAATAAAACGAGTTAATAAATGCGCCGCAAACTCAACCGCTTCATTAAAGCATTCATCAAAGTTACCTTGCTCTTCCCACGTTGGATTGAACATAGAAAGCGTTTGGCTAAGCGTTATGCCCTCAACCACACCCTTAACATAGCCACAATCTATGGCATCAATGGTAGAGACTAAACCTGCGTCTACTCTATCTGCAACCGCTTGGTTATTATCACACAGTGCTAAACCATACTTTTTCCAAACTAAGCCAAATGACGAGTATGGCGTGCCGTTTTCGCGCTCGCCTGCGCCGCCACGTTGATGGTGATCAAAGCGCCCTGTGTCAGAGTTGTATTCACCACCTACATCAACAACAATATCGGCACTTTCTATTATGGCTTTGTCGCGGGTTCGTACCAAGTTAAAGGCTGGCAACACATGCTTAAGTACCGCAATACTAAACACGTCATCGGCATGGAAATTACCACTGTGGGTTACTACTGTTAAATCGCTCATTGATTTTGGGCTACTTTTAAAAAAGATAAAATTCTCACTTATGAAGTGCTAAATACAGATTAAAACTTACGTAGCGATTTTATACGAACAGAGCAACGAAAAACAGTGAAGTATTTTTTGCGCCCCCCACTAAAAGGGCAGGCGCGAGGGATAAATAAGCAATTTTATTTTGGCTCAGGGCTTAGGCCAAGCTCCATAAATACACTTTGTGGGTTATCTTGATACGAGCCAAAGCTTGCACAGCGCACAAAACCTAAATCTTCATACAAACTAATTGATTCGGTTTGCTTTGGGCCAGTTTCTAATCGAATAAGTGGAATTTTTGTTTCGCCGGCATAATGCAGTAGATTTTGCATTATTCGTCTTGAGAAACCTCTGCCACGGTAGCTTGGTTTTACGTATAAACGTCTTATTTCACCATATAAGGTACCGTCATTTTGCTTAACAATAGCGCCACAGGCAATAATGCCATCTTCGTTTTTTAAGCCAATTGCGTAAACGTTATCTTTGCTTAATTCTTCTAATTTAAGAGATTGGGCTGTAGCCACAGGGTATAAGGAGTTTATCAGTCTATCTATATCTGCAAACACATTAACTACATTAGGATCCTTAGGGGTTAATTCGACTAACTGCATCTCTTGTCGTCCATTTTATTATTTTGAATCGTTATAGTGACTTCATAATATATACTTAATACGCGTGTTCCTAGTGTTGTTTAAACAAAATGTTTTAATAAGGTAATAATAGCTTTATTAAAACGTTAGTCTAATTTACAAAAACTACGTACAGCCTGCTAAGCACTTAGGCTTTGCTTTTTTAATTGATGTGCATGCCACTTAATATAATTACTGGCATTCATAGGTTTTGCGACTAAATAGCCTTGTATGCAATCTGCATTGAGCAAGTTTAGTAGCTCAAACTGTGCCTCTTGCTCTACACCCTCAGCTACAACAGTAATGTCTAAACTTTTGCCTAGGCTTATAATCGTATTAACAATGTTAAAGCCTTTGCCTTTATCTAAAATTTTATCGATAAAGCTTTTATCAATTTTTATTTCCTGTACGGGGAAGGCATTCAAATGGGCTAAACAGGAATACCCAGTGCCAAAGTCGTCTATAGAAAACACAAAACCTTGCTCTTGTAGCTCCGTCATTTGCTTTATTGTGCTGTTAATATCGCCCGATAGCATGGTTTCGGTGATCTCAAGTTTAATATGCTGCGGATTTATGTTGAACTCATTAATTGTAGAGCATAGCTCGCGAGTAAGCTGCGACGAATTAAACTGTATATGACTGATATTTATAGATACGCTAAAGTGCTCATCTATCATGTTTTTTTCATCAAGCTGATTAATAAGGCTGCATATATTGCGAAGCACTATGTTTTGCAGTTTTTGAATCAGGCCATATTGCTCTGCAATAGGGATAAACTGATTAGGCGCAATAACCCCTTTATTAGGATGTATCCATCTTATCAGTGCTTCTGCACCTACTATCTTACCGTGCATACTAATTTGCGGCTGAAAATACGCACAAAATTCGTTATTTGCGATTGCTCTTACAATATCCGTTTCTAATTCGGCTTGGTTTTCGAGTAAAGTTTGCAGTTTGGGATCATAAAAGCTGCAGCTATTGCCACCTTTCGCCTTAGCTCGATACATGGCTGTATCTGCAAATTTTAATATGTTATCGGTGGCTGTATGCTCTTCGTTAATTAAGCAAATACCTATACTGCAGCTCACTTGAAATGCCAGCTCTCCTATTGCAAATTTATCATTAAATACGCCTTGTACTTTTTTTGCGACTATTTCGGATTCTATACAAGCTTGGTGATTATGCTCGCCAATGTATTCTAATAGAATAATAAATTCATCACCGCCTACCCTAGCTAAAGTATCTGATGCTCTTATTACACCTTTAAGCCGTTTTGCTAATTCTATTAATACTTGATCTCCGGCGCCGTGGCCTAATGAGTCATTTATTCTTTTAAAGTTATCAACATCTAAAAACAGCAGTGCGCCTGTTTTTTGGGTGCGTTTAATACGCTCAACACACTTTGTTAAACTGTCGCTGAGCATTCGCCTATTAGGTAATCCAGTTAGTGGGTCAAAAAAAGCTAACCGCTGCACCTCTTGCTCTGCTTTTTTACGAAGAGTTACATCTCTTGCCATCCACACTACGTGCTTAAGTTCTGGTTTATCTGGTTGGTAGTTATTAAGTGCAGCGGCTCTTCCTTCAAAGGTTATGTGGCCTTTGGGTACTGATAAATCGTACTCAAATATTTGCATTTCGTTGGTACAAATGGTTTTTTTAATAACGCCCATGATCATCTCAGCATCTTTTACTGGGAATAAATCTTGTACATTTTGACCAACCAAATCGGTGGGTGACTCCAGTAATAAGTCACTCGAAGTGCCGTAAATATCGGTATATACGCCCTCTTCATTTAAAATCAAAATAAGATCGGGCATCACTTTCGTAAATGCTTTAAATTTTTCATTACTTTTTTGCAGGTCTGCCACTAGCTGCCTAGCCTTAAGCGATTCAGCATTTTTTTCTAGTGCTATGCTAGAAAAGTGTACAAAATAATCAATAAGCTCTAAATCTTGTTTTGTGGGTGCTTTAGGGGTGTTGTGGTAAATAGCAAAAGTGCCCAATGTTTCATTGTTGGTTGAAATAATCGGTGTTGACCAACAAGAGTATAAACCATAGCTGTGTGCTAAACTTTTGTAACCGTTCCATAAGGGTGAAAGGTTAATATTTTGCGTAATAATTCGCTCTTTTTTATAGGCGGCAGTGCCACAAGACCCCACATTCGGACCTATAAATACACCATTAATTGCTTCTAAGTATTCATCGTCAATATTTGGGGCAGCACGGTGAAATAATTGATTCCCCGTTAAAGACAGTATTGAGCACCTTGCAGAGCTGTCTTCAATAACTTGCTCTATAGCTAAACAAATATCCTGTAAAACATCGTCTAAGGCTATGCCTAACGCGATTTTAGATAATATATCCTGCTGGTGAGATAATAGTTGTTTGAGTTTTGCAGTATTCATACTTCACCATGCATTTAGGTACTCTTATGCTGCTAAGCACTTTAAAAAAGGCAGTGCATAAACAAATTCCTGCTCTTAGTTTGTATATTTAAAGTGAGTATAGTTAAAAAACTTACAGCGCGTGTTTTATTATTAAGATTAAAGAAATTATTTTTTAATAAATAGATAAAAACAACTTTAGTATGCGTTAAACACATATTTTTTTGCAACAAAAAACAAACATTTTTAACAAAATCATTCCAGCTAACATACTCTCAATCCTTTAAAATTTTGCCGGTTTAACACTTTGTTACTTAAAAAGGCTGTTCAAAATTATCAGCCTAATTATACTGCATGCAGATATGAATCTTTTTTGAGGTTACTGTGCAGATCATACAAGGTATGGAATATTTTTTTTCAGGCTTTAAATTAATTAGCCAAAAAGGCCTTAAGCGCTTTGTGCTTATTCCGCTTTTGCTTAATATTTTATTGTTTGGTAGTTCATTGTTTTTTTTATTTGGTTGGTTAAGCGACAGTTTTAACTATATAAACAACATGTTACCTGAGTGGCTAAGCTGGCTTGAATGGTTATTGTGGCCCATTGCCGTACTTATTGTGCTATTTAGTTACAGCATGCTATTTACGGTAATAACCAACTTTATTGCAGCCCCCTTTAATGGCTTACTCAGTGAAAAAGTTGAGCTTTATTTAACGGGCCAAAAAATAAATGACGATGGCTTTGCTGATTTAATCAAAGATATACCCCGTATGGTTGGCAGAGAGTGGACAAAGCTTTGCTATTACTTGCCCCGCGCTGTAGGGTTTTTTATATTGTTATGGGTTTTACCCGTTATTGGCCAAATTTTGTGGATTTTATTTACATGTTGGATGTACGCAGTGCAATACAAAGATTTTGCCTTCGATAACCATAAAATTGGCTTTAAACAAATGAAAGACGATTTAAAATCAAAGCAAGGTTTGTCTTACGGGTTTGGCTTTGCAGTTATGCTGCTCACAGCAATCCCATTTATTAACCTAATAGTTATGCCTGTTGCCGTGTGTGGCGCTACTCGATTATGGGTAGATAATTACCGTCCCAAATACCGTGTGGGCTAAATAAACGTATAACAAATAATAAAAGCACCTTTTAGTGCTTTTATTTTACCTATCTTAGCTTAAGTGCAATGTAATTTAATTTAGCGCGGCGTGGCAGTGCTGCACTTTTTTCATCTTGTAAAATAAACTCTGTGATCAGTACCGAGAATAACTGCTTTTTAAA
The genomic region above belongs to Pseudoalteromonas sp. MM1 and contains:
- the cysZ gene encoding sulfate transporter CysZ, yielding MEYFFSGFKLISQKGLKRFVLIPLLLNILLFGSSLFFLFGWLSDSFNYINNMLPEWLSWLEWLLWPIAVLIVLFSYSMLFTVITNFIAAPFNGLLSEKVELYLTGQKINDDGFADLIKDIPRMVGREWTKLCYYLPRAVGFFILLWVLPVIGQILWILFTCWMYAVQYKDFAFDNHKIGFKQMKDDLKSKQGLSYGFGFAVMLLTAIPFINLIVMPVAVCGATRLWVDNYRPKYRVG
- a CDS encoding MYG1 family protein gives rise to the protein MSDLTVVTHSGNFHADDVFSIAVLKHVLPAFNLVRTRDKAIIESADIVVDVGGEYNSDTGRFDHHQRGGAGERENGTPYSSFGLVWKKYGLALCDNNQAVADRVDAGLVSTIDAIDCGYVKGVVEGITLSQTLSMFNPTWEEQGNFDECFNEAVEFAAHLLTRFIASAKGSINAKDIVAKAIEEAKDPRVIILEKYTPWKKTVHHLSSDALFMVYPSQNGQWIIQTVPVEPGSFEDRKSLPKAWAGLSDEEFQAETGLDDAVFCHNGLFIAGTKSFESTMKLAEVALAE
- a CDS encoding GNAT family N-acetyltransferase, whose product is MQLVELTPKDPNVVNVFADIDRLINSLYPVATAQSLKLEELSKDNVYAIGLKNEDGIIACGAIVKQNDGTLYGEIRRLYVKPSYRGRGFSRRIMQNLLHYAGETKIPLIRLETGPKQTESISLYEDLGFVRCASFGSYQDNPQSVFMELGLSPEPK
- a CDS encoding EAL domain-containing protein, which encodes MNTAKLKQLLSHQQDILSKIALGIALDDVLQDICLAIEQVIEDSSARCSILSLTGNQLFHRAAPNIDDEYLEAINGVFIGPNVGSCGTAAYKKERIITQNINLSPLWNGYKSLAHSYGLYSCWSTPIISTNNETLGTFAIYHNTPKAPTKQDLELIDYFVHFSSIALEKNAESLKARQLVADLQKSNEKFKAFTKVMPDLILILNEEGVYTDIYGTSSDLLLESPTDLVGQNVQDLFPVKDAEMIMGVIKKTICTNEMQIFEYDLSVPKGHITFEGRAAALNNYQPDKPELKHVVWMARDVTLRKKAEQEVQRLAFFDPLTGLPNRRMLSDSLTKCVERIKRTQKTGALLFLDVDNFKRINDSLGHGAGDQVLIELAKRLKGVIRASDTLARVGGDEFIILLEYIGEHNHQACIESEIVAKKVQGVFNDKFAIGELAFQVSCSIGICLINEEHTATDNILKFADTAMYRAKAKGGNSCSFYDPKLQTLLENQAELETDIVRAIANNEFCAYFQPQISMHGKIVGAEALIRWIHPNKGVIAPNQFIPIAEQYGLIQKLQNIVLRNICSLINQLDEKNMIDEHFSVSINISHIQFNSSQLTRELCSTINEFNINPQHIKLEITETMLSGDINSTIKQMTELQEQGFVFSIDDFGTGYSCLAHLNAFPVQEIKIDKSFIDKILDKGKGFNIVNTIISLGKSLDITVVAEGVEQEAQFELLNLLNADCIQGYLVAKPMNASNYIKWHAHQLKKQSLSA